Proteins from a genomic interval of Mesobacillus sp. S13:
- a CDS encoding hemolysin family protein translates to MDIFNLVWIAILIALTAFFVVSEFAIVKVRSSRIDQLIEEGSKKAVLAKRVISNLDEYLSACQLGITITALGIGWLGKPAIADLLEPLLTSLDIPQSVGHVIAVGIAFATITFLHVVVGELAPKTLAIQKAEWVSLNTAGPLILFYKIMYPFIWLLNGSARLATGLVGLKPASEHDLAHSEEELRIILSESFKSGEINQSEFKYVNKIFEFDNRIAKEIMVPRTEIISLSIEDTLENFLQIVKEEKFTRYPVIDGDKDHIVGLVNIKEVMTDLIHDQGRGKKEIDSYIRPIIRVIDSIPIHDLLVKMQKERIHMAILMDEYGGTSGLVTVEDILEEIVGEIRDEFDMDEVPMIRKIQESHYIIDAKLLVSEVNELLALDINDEDVDTIGGWMLTENYEVKQGDIVSFGSYHFKITEMEEHHIKYIEVTKQPETEKAAENFFINKTEVVS, encoded by the coding sequence TTGGACATATTTAACTTGGTTTGGATAGCCATTTTAATTGCTTTAACGGCATTTTTTGTCGTCTCAGAATTTGCGATTGTTAAAGTTAGAAGTTCCAGAATCGACCAACTTATAGAAGAAGGCAGCAAAAAGGCTGTGCTCGCGAAAAGAGTCATATCCAATCTGGATGAGTACCTTTCTGCCTGCCAGCTGGGGATCACGATCACGGCTCTGGGAATCGGTTGGCTTGGAAAGCCGGCAATTGCTGACTTGCTAGAACCGTTATTAACCAGTCTGGATATTCCGCAATCCGTAGGACATGTCATTGCAGTGGGAATTGCTTTCGCAACCATCACATTTCTGCATGTCGTAGTCGGGGAATTGGCACCTAAGACATTAGCGATCCAAAAAGCAGAATGGGTTTCTCTGAACACAGCTGGACCGCTGATCCTGTTTTACAAAATCATGTATCCGTTCATCTGGTTATTGAACGGATCCGCCCGTCTTGCTACTGGCCTTGTCGGGCTAAAACCTGCTTCTGAACATGATTTGGCTCATTCTGAAGAAGAACTTCGCATTATTCTGTCTGAGAGCTTTAAAAGTGGTGAAATCAACCAGTCAGAGTTTAAGTATGTAAATAAAATATTCGAATTTGACAACCGGATCGCCAAGGAAATCATGGTGCCCCGAACGGAAATCATTTCGTTGTCAATTGAGGATACTCTGGAAAACTTCCTCCAAATCGTAAAGGAAGAGAAATTTACCCGATATCCTGTCATTGACGGAGACAAGGACCATATTGTCGGCCTCGTCAATATCAAGGAAGTCATGACTGATTTGATTCATGACCAGGGCCGGGGCAAAAAAGAAATAGATTCATATATTCGACCAATCATCCGGGTAATCGACAGCATTCCGATTCACGATTTGCTTGTCAAGATGCAGAAAGAGCGCATACACATGGCGATCTTGATGGATGAATATGGAGGCACGTCCGGGCTCGTAACAGTAGAAGATATCCTTGAAGAAATTGTGGGAGAAATTCGCGATGAGTTCGATATGGATGAAGTGCCGATGATTCGCAAAATTCAGGAAAGTCATTATATCATTGATGCCAAACTGCTAGTCAGTGAGGTAAATGAACTTCTTGCACTAGATATCAACGATGAGGATGTCGATACAATCGGCGGCTGGATGCTTACAGAAAACTATGAGGTTAAGCAGGGCGACATCGTCAGTTTTGGTTCCTACCATTTCAAAATCACCGAAATGGAAGAGCACCACATTAAATATATTGAAGTAACGAAGCAGCCTGAAACTGAAAAGGCTGCCGAGAATTTTTTCATAAACAAGACTGAAGTTGTTTCCTAA
- a CDS encoding cation diffusion facilitator family transporter produces the protein MSSMVEFLKRGNKSSGIAAIGNTFLAVIKGVAAVISGSGTMLATTLHSVADALNQFFVFIGSAISEKEATKRFPTGFGRVVNLFVLVAVIIISIMAYETVIKGWELIQHPKASSNLWLNVIIMTVAVLVDGGILVKAMKEIAHETRSGAKGFGVVPHAFKNVSLAAPPTRLVFYEDLIATFGALLALVSIVMAHVTGFYLLDGIGTLLIGILLIGIALKIGYENTVGLIGVAAPKVVEDRIAKLILSDPDVIDINTLRIVQEGRQYHVESYLELRKGLTLADADDIKFRVRDSVLKDPDVDDVIMGIIEADDVQTWKV, from the coding sequence ATGTCATCAATGGTTGAATTTTTAAAAAGAGGAAATAAATCTTCTGGCATTGCTGCGATTGGGAATACATTCCTCGCAGTAATCAAAGGGGTTGCTGCAGTGATCAGCGGAAGTGGTACGATGCTGGCGACGACACTTCATTCAGTTGCGGATGCATTAAATCAATTCTTTGTTTTCATTGGCAGTGCCATATCTGAAAAAGAAGCAACTAAACGATTTCCGACCGGTTTCGGCAGGGTTGTGAACTTATTTGTACTGGTAGCGGTTATCATCATTTCCATTATGGCTTATGAAACGGTCATCAAAGGGTGGGAGTTGATTCAGCATCCGAAAGCTTCCTCCAATTTGTGGCTTAATGTCATTATCATGACAGTTGCAGTACTTGTTGATGGAGGGATTCTGGTAAAAGCCATGAAAGAAATTGCCCATGAAACAAGAAGCGGTGCAAAGGGCTTTGGGGTTGTCCCACATGCATTCAAGAATGTAAGCCTTGCTGCACCGCCAACAAGATTGGTCTTCTATGAAGATTTGATTGCGACATTTGGAGCGCTATTGGCATTGGTTTCGATTGTCATGGCGCATGTTACAGGGTTTTATTTGCTTGATGGAATCGGAACCTTGCTGATCGGCATCCTGCTAATCGGGATTGCTTTGAAGATCGGGTATGAGAACACGGTAGGGCTCATTGGTGTTGCAGCACCTAAGGTAGTTGAGGACCGTATAGCCAAGCTTATCCTGTCAGATCCAGATGTCATTGACATCAATACATTAAGGATTGTCCAGGAGGGAAGGCAGTACCATGTCGAGAGCTATCTGGAGCTGCGCAAAGGGCTGACACTAGCTGATGCAGATGATATCAAGTTCAGGGTCAGAGATAGCGTGCTAAAGGATCCAGATGTGGATGATGTGATAATGGGAATCATCGAAGCAGATGATGTCCAAACCTGGAAAGTGTAA
- a CDS encoding TIGR04190 family B12-binding domain/radical SAM domain protein, with translation MKYDLVLLHAPSVYDFRKNALLAGPISDVVPSSPVFEMYPIGLTSIAEYLERQGLRVKIINIANRMLMDENFDVEKKLKRIKTRAFGIDLHWLPHAHGSIELAKIVKKLHPETPMIFGGLSATYYHKELIEYPFIDFVMRGDSTEKLMLLLINHFKNGTHSLGGIPNLTWKDGDNPVYNPLSHVPDSLDEFDIPGYRYTIKSVFKYKNFLDPLPYNGWLQYPNTAILTAKGCTQGCLICGGSKQSYKDNCNRKVLAKRSPAKLVEDITFIQRFSRAPIFILHDIRQAGKDYVDEFFERLSKINLKNELVFELFQYANEEFFEKIEKVVPKYSIELTLETHDEKIRRYNGKFNCTNAKVIETLQAALKHSCKKIDIFFMVGIPHQDYQSALDNVDFCEEIHNACDGDKRLSYFVAPLAPFLDPASPAFENPEKYGYKKFCHSIEDHRKAITQPSWKYMLSFETDYMTRDEIVQSTYESARNLNAFKLKHDLVDKKTHDDVNEKIAKSLEYIEKIDAIVALPEQEKNQQLALLSKEMEEVNKYSICGKHELKWEVKKHYANIFSLTTIGIELLAEDIWINAKQKWNSYNKRVGEASKSRT, from the coding sequence TTGAAATACGATCTTGTCCTTCTCCATGCACCAAGTGTTTACGATTTTCGGAAAAATGCCCTGCTGGCAGGCCCAATCAGTGACGTCGTCCCGTCATCTCCTGTGTTCGAAATGTATCCTATTGGTCTGACCAGCATTGCGGAATATTTAGAACGCCAGGGCCTCCGCGTGAAGATCATTAATATCGCCAATCGAATGCTGATGGATGAAAACTTTGATGTGGAAAAGAAATTGAAAAGAATCAAAACACGTGCATTTGGAATTGATCTTCATTGGCTGCCGCACGCTCATGGCAGTATTGAACTTGCGAAGATTGTAAAAAAACTTCATCCGGAAACACCGATGATTTTTGGCGGTCTATCGGCAACCTATTATCATAAAGAGTTAATAGAATATCCATTCATAGACTTTGTCATGAGAGGAGATTCAACAGAAAAGCTGATGCTCCTTTTGATCAACCATTTTAAAAATGGAACTCATTCTCTTGGCGGCATTCCAAACCTTACATGGAAAGATGGAGACAATCCTGTTTACAATCCATTAAGCCATGTTCCAGACAGCTTGGATGAATTTGACATCCCTGGATATCGGTATACGATCAAGTCGGTCTTCAAGTATAAGAATTTCCTGGATCCACTGCCCTATAACGGCTGGCTGCAATATCCGAATACGGCCATACTCACGGCGAAAGGTTGCACTCAGGGCTGCTTGATTTGCGGGGGCTCAAAACAATCATACAAGGATAACTGCAACCGTAAAGTGCTGGCAAAACGCTCGCCTGCGAAACTGGTAGAGGACATAACTTTCATTCAGCGCTTCAGCAGGGCACCGATTTTCATTCTTCATGATATTCGCCAGGCAGGGAAGGACTATGTGGATGAGTTCTTTGAGAGGCTCAGCAAGATCAACTTGAAGAATGAACTGGTATTTGAATTATTCCAATATGCGAACGAGGAGTTCTTTGAAAAAATTGAGAAGGTTGTTCCGAAGTACAGCATTGAACTGACATTGGAAACTCATGATGAGAAGATTCGCCGATATAATGGCAAATTCAACTGTACCAATGCAAAAGTGATTGAAACGCTGCAGGCAGCATTAAAGCATAGCTGCAAGAAGATTGACATCTTTTTCATGGTTGGCATTCCGCACCAGGACTATCAAAGTGCTCTTGATAATGTTGACTTCTGCGAAGAAATACACAATGCCTGCGACGGAGATAAACGACTATCATACTTTGTTGCGCCGCTTGCACCATTCCTGGACCCGGCAAGCCCTGCATTCGAAAATCCAGAAAAATACGGGTATAAGAAGTTCTGCCATAGTATCGAAGACCATAGAAAGGCCATCACTCAGCCATCATGGAAATATATGCTCAGCTTTGAAACAGATTATATGACGAGGGATGAAATTGTTCAATCAACTTATGAATCTGCCAGGAACCTCAATGCGTTTAAACTTAAACATGACCTGGTAGACAAAAAGACTCATGATGATGTGAACGAAAAAATCGCCAAATCACTTGAATATATTGAAAAAATCGATGCGATCGTCGCTCTTCCCGAACAAGAAAAAAATCAGCAGCTTGCTCTTCTTAGCAAGGAAATGGAAGAAGTGAACAAATATAGCATTTGCGGAAAGCATGAATTGAAATGGGAAGTGAAAAAGCATTATGCCAATATCTTCTCACTCACGACAATCGGAATCGAGCTGCTGGCTGAAGATATCTGGATCAATGCGAAACAGAAATGGAATTCCTATAATAAAAGAGTCGGAGAAGCTTCTAAGAGCAGAACATGA